The following proteins come from a genomic window of Bactrocera tryoni isolate S06 chromosome 1, CSIRO_BtryS06_freeze2, whole genome shotgun sequence:
- the LOC120766500 gene encoding putative glutathione-specific gamma-glutamylcyclotransferase 2, with the protein MLRNRDNFVELCKGLKLPLNGEICSSTEVLVKHIYEKYFERRILEADQPPWRDPTNNLCKSLHISSNQTRFIKPSENDVWIFGYGSLIWKPDFPFIDRKRGYIRGYRRLFYQNSIDHRGTKTRPGRVVTLLPTVSLESRVYGIAYRISEEHRDEVLAHLDYREKNGYERCDLQFFEYPEDLDNHFGITMYIATPDNSSYAGNMWQIPVIAQQIFTAAGPSGPNREYLFNLANAMRELFPGEKDRHLFELESEVKQLIEEYEPKLLEKALKNEIVEIIETGNTDGDVRETVRDVEHLYEVCTQPGWREEFLVKELDSLKQLLDSLQSKKSISTQIENVPDIDS; encoded by the coding sequence ATGCTTAGGAACCGAGATAATTTTGTGGAACTGTGTAAAGGTTTGAAATTGCCACTGAATGGTGAAATTTGCAGCAGCACGGAAGTACTTGTGAAGCATATTTatgagaaatattttgaaagaagaATTTTGGAAGCCGACCAACCACCATGGCGTGATCCCACTAATAACTTGTGTAAATCACTGCACATATCATCTAATCAGACACGTTTTATAAAACCCAGTGAAAATGATGTATGGATATTTGGTTATGGCTCGCTCATATGGAAACCTGACTTCCCCTTTATTGATCGAAAACGCGGTTACATACGTGGATACCGTagattattttatcaaaatagcATCGATCATCGGGGTACGAAAACACGTCCGGGTCGTGTCGTAACCCTACTACCCACTGTTAGTTTGGAAAGTCGCGTTTACGGCATAGCCTATCGTATTTCCGAGGAGCATCGTGATGAAGTTTTGGCACATTTGGATTATCGCGAAAAGAATGGTTACGAACGTTGCGATTTACAATTCTTTGAATATCCCGAAGATTTGGATAATCACTTCGGTATTACAATGTATATAGCGACACCGGATAATTCATCGTATGCAGGAAATATGTGGCAAATACCAGTGATAGCGCAACAAATATTCACAGCTGCCGGTCCAAGTGGACCGAATCGTGAATACCTCTTCAATTTGGCGAATGCCATGCGTGAACTCTTCCCAGGCGAAAAAGATCGTCATTTATTTGAATTGGAATCGGAAGTAAAACAGCTAATCGAAGAGTATGAGCCGAAATTGCTAGAGAAGGCATTAAAGAATGAAATTGTAGAAATAATTGAGACGGGCAATACGGACGGCGATGTGCGTGAGACGGTAAGAGATGTGGAACATTTATATGAAGTATGCACACAACCCGGTTGGCGTGAAGAATTTCTGGTTAAGGAATTGGATAGCCTTAAGCAACTACTAGATTCActtcaaagcaaaaaaagtattaGCACTCAAATTGAAAACGTTCCGGACATAGACTCTTAA